The window TGGCATTCCATTTTTTTCAATCACGTTATATCTTCGATGGTAAAACGATTTTAATTCCTCTTTGTAATACTTGTACTTAGATTTAAATTGTCTTTCTCTTAACCAAGGAGCACCAATATAATCGTAATTTTTACTACACCAAAAATCTAGTTTATTGCTAAAAACAAACGCATCAAGCTGATGAATTAAAATGTAGTTAAAATTTAAAAATTGAGCATAAAACTCCTCACTTAGCATTAAGCTATTGTAACCATGAATACCTTTAAAATAATCATTTTTAAATGAAATCGAGGAAGTATTTTCTGAAAGATAATCTGGAAGATTTAAGTCCGTAGGTTTAATAATAACAATTGTAAAATCTTTTAAAACCTTCAGACATTGCTCAAAAGCAATCTTTTCAAAATTGGAAAGTGGAATTTTGTAAATTGGAATAACAACAGCACATTGCTTTTGATTAGCCATTTTTTTTGAAGTATAAGTTTTTTAATTTCTTCCAACTGTAGCGAAAGTAAGCCCAAGCATTTAAATGTTGTTTAAATAAATTCGACTTATTAGCTTCAAATAAGTTATCTTTTATTGTACCGGAATAACCACCTATTGCGTAGTTTGAAATAAGTTGATCGATGTAAACAAATTCAAATTCAGGATCATTCCAACAGTTTAAATTTAAAACGTAATCGGCACAAACAATATATTCTTCTTGATATTTATATTTTGCAAAAACACTTTTTGGGTAAAATATAGCCTGGTGACAAATATTGGTTTTCGTTAGGGTATAATCATCTTTTATTTTTCCACTAAAAACCAATCCATGAAAAAAAACTTTACCATAATAAATTGTTTTAGGCTGGTTTAGTAATGAAATACTTAAATTAAAACCTTCTAGTAATTCATCATCAGCTCCTATAAAGATTAACCAATTTCCTTTAGCGATCTTAACCGCTTTATTCATGGCATCATAAATACCGCTGTCTTTTTCACTTTTCCAATAATCAATAATATCTTCATTTTGCTTAATTAAGGCAAGCGTTGAATCGGTACTTATAGCATCTAAAACAATAAATTCTACCTCATTAGCTTTAAATTTTCTAATACTGTCAAATAAAACGCCTATAGTTTTTTCCGCATTTTTAGTAACCGTTATTATACTTATTTTAAAAGGTGAATTCATAATTTTGCTTAAGCGTTTTCTTTATTTTTCAAAACGTATCTTTTTTTATGAAAGAAGATTTTATAATACTGCCTTACAAAAAATTTAATGGGTTGTAAGCTATAAAACCATGCGGTAAACCAATTTCCTGATAAATAAAAGCGAGTGATTGTGGTAGTCATAAAACGCCCTCTAAACGCATGATTGTATTTCTTGATGAATTCTTTTTCTAATTTATCAAAAGAATGATCTGGATTTCCATCACTTTTATGAATGATATTGAAATCAATTATATAGGAATTAAAACCTAAAACATCGGCAATTAAACATAAATCTGTGCCATAAAGGTGGAAGCCAGATAAATCATGAGATAAGGCCAGGTTTGCGCTGTTTTTAACAATGATAAAGTTTTCATCAACAGTTTTTGTTCTGAGTGGTAAACGTTTTTCTTTTATTTGATTACCAGAACCTTGCGTTAAATTTGTTGCAATCCATTTGAAATTGATGCCGCCAGCATTGGCTAAAATCGCCCAGTTGTTGTCATTTTTTTCAATCTCCGCAATCTTAATGTCTAAGTGCTTTTTATCGTGATCATGGATAATAATATCTTGGTGGCAAAGAATAATATACTTTCCTTTTGCTTGATGAAGAAATTGGTTTAAGCCGCCAAAGGCCTCAAAACTACATTTTTCAGTATTATCAATAAATAAATATTCACAACAATCTTTATCGAAACCTTTCTCTAGAAAGGAATTTAACATCTCCTCATACTCAACCTTTTTGGTAACCAAAGTACAGATAGAATATTCGTACGCGTATTGGGGCTTTTCTAAAGATTTAGCAATATTTAAAACTGTACCCATAAATTAATCTGTAAAAGCCTGCATATCAATCAAACGCTTATATAAGCCATTTTGATTCATTAATTCGTTGTGATTTCCTGTTTCTACAACGCTACCTTTATCAATTACAACAATTTTATCAGCATGTTGAATGGTACTCAAGCGGTGTGCGATTACAATTGAAGTCCGATTTTTCATTAAGTTATTTAATGCTTCTTGCACTAATTTTTCTGATTCTGTATCCAATGCTGAAGTCGCTTCATCTAAAAGCATAATCGGTGGGTTTGCTAAAACTGCTCTGGCAATACATACACGTTGTTTTTGTCCGCCAGATAATCTGTTCCCTCTATCACCAACAAAAGTTTGATAACCGTTCTCTGTGTTCTCAATAAATTCGTGTGCATTGGCAATTTTTGCTGCAGCCATAACTTCTTCGGTAGTTGCATTAGGTTTTGCAAATGCGATGTTATTGAAAATGGTATCATTAAACAAAAATGATTCTTGATTTACAGTGCCCATTTGTGCTCGGACGCTTTCTATATTAAGCTCTTTATAATTAAGACCATCGATTTTAATAGAACCTGATTTTGGATCGTGGAAACGTGGAATTAAATCCATTAAAGTGCTTTTTCCGCCACCTGATGGACCAACTAAAGCGACTGTTGTTCCCTTTTTAATATTAAGGTTAATGCCGTTTAAAATCTGCTTATCGCCATAATTAAAGAAAACATTTTCAAAGCTAATGGCGCTGTTAAAACCGTCAATTACTTTAGCATCAGGAATATTTACTAATTCTGGTTTTGTATCTATTAAATCCAAAACCCGTTCGCCCGCCGCAATTCCAGAATGGATACCGCTAAAGGAATCTGTTAATGCTTTAACTGGCTGCATCACCTGGGAAAAAGTAGCGATGTAAACTAAAAATTTTGACGGTGTTAAGTCTCCCTGACCAGTTAGAATCATTGTTCCGCCGTATAAAACAATGAAAACAACCACAAAAACACCAAGGGTTTGAGATACTGGCGAAGCCAATTGTTGCCTTCTTGCCATTTTACGATTTAAAAAAGAGTAAAATTTATTTTCATCGTCAAATTTGTCTTTTACGCTTGTTGTTGCATTAAATGCCTTTATAATTTTAATTCCACTTAATGATTCATCTAAAAAGCCAATCATTTTTGCAAATGACTCATGCGATTCTTTTGCTTGATGTTTTAGTCGTTTTACGATTTTACTGATAATGAATCCTGAAATTGGAATAACCAATAATGAAAATAAGGTCAGTTTTAAGGATATGGAAACTAAAACTGCAATGTAAAACAACAATTGTAGTGGTTCTTTAAATACAACTTGAAGCGTATTGGTAACTGTGAATTGAACAACCTGCACATCAGATGCTACTTTTGAAATAATATCGCCTTTGCGTTCATTATTAAAGTAGCCAATGTGCAAGTTCATTACATTATTAAAAACTGTTTTCCGCAGATTTAATAAGGTATGAACCCTTAAATCTTCCATAAACCTTTGAGATAAATAGCGGAAAAAGTTAGCCAACAATACAGTGAATACAATTATTACACATACAATTTTTAAGGTTTCCGTTTTGCCATAAATATCTATCGCATGCCTAATATATTCGCTAAATTGCCCCATGAAATCTATTGAAGAGCTAACTTTGGAGAGTGATGTTGGCGCATCATTAATGAATAGCGTTTCTAAAAGCGGACCTAATAATGTAAATAGAAATGTATTAAATATGATGGCAAATAGTGTTGCAACTACATATGGTATGGCGAACTTTTCTATTGGTTTGGCAAAGGATAATAACCGGAAATATGTTTTCATTTATAAAAATGGAATATGTAAGATGGAAATAGGATTAACATTTCCACAAAAAATCTTATTAAAACTTGGTAAATGTACGGTTTTCAAAAGAATTGAAAATTAAGCTTATCGTCATTTTGAATACATCATGAGTATGAATTAGTAAAAAGAAAAAATTCTATAATCTTTTTATCCTCTTGTGAATAATCGATTGATTAATAATATCCATTACATCAGAAAGATTCAATTTTGAATGGTATTTTTCTTTTAACAGATTAAGTCTGTTTCGACTTGCTGAAATTAATTCTTTATGACCTAAATAATCGCGGTAACTTTGCCAAACCCAAGCTTTGCCTGTTAATAATTTTGGAATCAGTTCGGTAAATATTTGTTGAAGAGGATATAAACTTTTCCTTAATTGTTCTAAATGAATTCCTTGTAAAATGTATCGATTACGGTAATAAATTTTTTTGATGAAATTGGATTTGATTTGGGTTTTTGTACTTCCACTAACATGATGAAAGCACACCGATTGGTGTTCATAATAGCATTTCCATCCTAATTGCCAGGCCCTTAAACTTAAATCAAAGTCTTCTGAAGAAAATGGAGAATATATTTCATCAAAGCCAGCAAGTTCTTTTAGTTTTTTAGCATCTACTAAAGCATTGGCGCCAGATAAATAAGCCGTATAAACGTGATCATCAATAGGGTTTTCGCTATAATAAAATTTATTTGCTTTAATTCTACAACCGCTAAAATAGAGTAATCGAGCAGCATCTTCTATTCTGGTTTTATCGAAGCTCATTATGCGAGCCATTACCCCAAAAGTATCTGGTCTATCAAAATATTTCCATTGATGTTCGAAATAATCTGGCGTAAGTTTAACATCAGAATTTAACAATAAAATGAGCTCATGTTTAGCCTCTTTAATACCGTGGTTGCAGGTATAAGAGAACCCTCGATTTTTATCATTAACCAATAATTTTGCATGAGGATAATCAGATTTTATAAAAGCAATACTATCATCTTTGGAGCCATCATCTATAACGATCACCTCAAATGTAATTTTTGCATTTTCTGCTGCGATAAAAACGGAAGGCAAATAATTTTCTAATAAATGCTTGCCATTATAGTTTGGGATAACGATGGAAAGGGTTTTTGGCATTTATTTAACAATTTTATAGTTTCGATATTCAAATAAACGAAGGCCGGTTAAATCCTCAATTTTTTGCAAAACTTTACGCCTGAAATTCATTTTAGGTGTTTCTTGGGTAAGGTCTTTTTCAAACTTCCAATTTGCAGCATTAATTCTGGGCTGCATCACTTTTGGATGCGTTCCCTTAAAATGGACCAAACGATCTGCGTTATGCATATTAAATGTCTCCTGAACAGGGTAATTTTCTTCAATCCATTCTTCAGATTGATAAAACTGATTAAAGTTTCGCACTTTTCCTTGTAAACCTTTTGGGGGTTTTACCCATCCATAATGGTAAATATAAGCGTCTATTAATTTAACTTTTAATTTTTTATCGTTTATTCTAAAACCTTGCGCATCACGATAGGAGTGAACGCCAGGTAGGTTTTTAATAATTCTTACTTCTCTACGATACCATCTTCTGGATTCTGCCAGGTAATCGTACGACGCATAAAAATGTCTGTATTTCAACAGAAGTGCTTCTACATTTTTATTGTGAAGCTCTTGCTCCATTTCCTTTTGAATTAGCGGAAGATAATCTTCATGAATTGCTTCGTCACCTTGAATATAAACCATCCAATCGGTATCTGCAGAAATGGCGGCTAGTGCTTTGTTGGTTTCATCAGCAAAAACCCTTCCGCCTTCTTTAGCATTTTCATCCCAAATGGTATCGATAATTCTGATTTTTGGATCGATATTTTTTACAAGTTCAGCAGTTTCATCATCAGAATTACCTAAGGCAATAATAAATTCATCACATAGAGGTAAAACAGATAAGATGGCTTCTTTTGCAGGATAATCATTTACAATAACGTTTCTTAAAAAGGTAAAGCCGGTAATTTTCATTAAAAATAAATCTGTTTCTTTGTACAAAGATAGTTTTATTGATGAA is drawn from Pedobacter mucosus and contains these coding sequences:
- a CDS encoding DUF5672 family protein; the protein is MANQKQCAVVIPIYKIPLSNFEKIAFEQCLKVLKDFTIVIIKPTDLNLPDYLSENTSSISFKNDYFKGIHGYNSLMLSEEFYAQFLNFNYILIHQLDAFVFSNKLDFWCSKNYDYIGAPWLRERQFKSKYKYYKEELKSFYHRRYNVIEKNGMPALDKQMANQVGNGGLSLRKTKAFHEICITQKEKIKYYLEKQNAYFNEDIFFSIEINRKKKLLKIPKYQEAIDFAFETQLEKALTLNHNQLPFGCHAWEKHLDFWRPYFEDVGYTI
- a CDS encoding glycosyltransferase codes for the protein MNSPFKISIITVTKNAEKTIGVLFDSIRKFKANEVEFIVLDAISTDSTLALIKQNEDIIDYWKSEKDSGIYDAMNKAVKIAKGNWLIFIGADDELLEGFNLSISLLNQPKTIYYGKVFFHGLVFSGKIKDDYTLTKTNICHQAIFYPKSVFAKYKYQEEYIVCADYVLNLNCWNDPEFEFVYIDQLISNYAIGGYSGTIKDNLFEANKSNLFKQHLNAWAYFRYSWKKLKNLYFKKNG
- a CDS encoding ABC transporter ATP-binding protein, with the protein product MKTYFRLLSFAKPIEKFAIPYVVATLFAIIFNTFLFTLLGPLLETLFINDAPTSLSKVSSSIDFMGQFSEYIRHAIDIYGKTETLKIVCVIIVFTVLLANFFRYLSQRFMEDLRVHTLLNLRKTVFNNVMNLHIGYFNNERKGDIISKVASDVQVVQFTVTNTLQVVFKEPLQLLFYIAVLVSISLKLTLFSLLVIPISGFIISKIVKRLKHQAKESHESFAKMIGFLDESLSGIKIIKAFNATTSVKDKFDDENKFYSFLNRKMARRQQLASPVSQTLGVFVVVFIVLYGGTMILTGQGDLTPSKFLVYIATFSQVMQPVKALTDSFSGIHSGIAAGERVLDLIDTKPELVNIPDAKVIDGFNSAISFENVFFNYGDKQILNGINLNIKKGTTVALVGPSGGGKSTLMDLIPRFHDPKSGSIKIDGLNYKELNIESVRAQMGTVNQESFLFNDTIFNNIAFAKPNATTEEVMAAAKIANAHEFIENTENGYQTFVGDRGNRLSGGQKQRVCIARAVLANPPIMLLDEATSALDTESEKLVQEALNNLMKNRTSIVIAHRLSTIQHADKIVVIDKGSVVETGNHNELMNQNGLYKRLIDMQAFTD
- a CDS encoding glycosyltransferase family 2 protein: MPKTLSIVIPNYNGKHLLENYLPSVFIAAENAKITFEVIVIDDGSKDDSIAFIKSDYPHAKLLVNDKNRGFSYTCNHGIKEAKHELILLLNSDVKLTPDYFEHQWKYFDRPDTFGVMARIMSFDKTRIEDAARLLYFSGCRIKANKFYYSENPIDDHVYTAYLSGANALVDAKKLKELAGFDEIYSPFSSEDFDLSLRAWQLGWKCYYEHQSVCFHHVSGSTKTQIKSNFIKKIYYRNRYILQGIHLEQLRKSLYPLQQIFTELIPKLLTGKAWVWQSYRDYLGHKELISASRNRLNLLKEKYHSKLNLSDVMDIINQSIIHKRIKRL
- a CDS encoding glycosyltransferase family 2 protein — its product is MYKETDLFLMKITGFTFLRNVIVNDYPAKEAILSVLPLCDEFIIALGNSDDETAELVKNIDPKIRIIDTIWDENAKEGGRVFADETNKALAAISADTDWMVYIQGDEAIHEDYLPLIQKEMEQELHNKNVEALLLKYRHFYASYDYLAESRRWYRREVRIIKNLPGVHSYRDAQGFRINDKKLKVKLIDAYIYHYGWVKPPKGLQGKVRNFNQFYQSEEWIEENYPVQETFNMHNADRLVHFKGTHPKVMQPRINAANWKFEKDLTQETPKMNFRRKVLQKIEDLTGLRLFEYRNYKIVK